The nucleotide window GCTGTGCTGAAGCATCGTCACGTTCGATAGCTTGGTTCAGTACATTTAGCGCCTGTTTATCGTTAGATTGGGCGCGATAGTTATCAGATAAGCTAAGTGATGCTTGTGTCGTCAACTCCGGATCATCTATGAGTGCAAGATACTGCTGCTCTGCCTTCTCCCACTGCAACTGCCAGCGATAAACGTCGCCCAATAGTAATTGACTGCGCTTGCCTGATTGTCTTTCAAGGTACGCGGTTACCGTAGGATAAATCTTATCAATCGCCTGTTGCTGTTCTTCAGCCATGGTCGAGTAATCTGGTAATAAGTTAATTACCGCCGCTATTTTTACCGACTCTTCACCATCAGATAGCAAAGGGGATACTAGCTTCCATCGATATTCAAATTGATAAGGTTTTGCACCGACTATTCCTGCCTCCCTGACATCAGGGTTACTGTCTTTCAAAGCACGTGTAACCGCCACCAACGCATTCTGATTTGGGTATTGGCTGAGTTCATGCAGTGCATCGACACGCGCTTCTGCGCTTTCTGCTTGGTTTTGTGCGACATAAGACAAACGTTGAATGCGCTGTTCGGTAGACTCTTGCGCAGAAGACACCGCCTGCGCGTTGGATTCTCCGATAGCGGTATTATTTGCAATTGCGTAATGGCTGAATGATGCCAGTAATAGGCCTGTCAGCGCCAAAGGTTTGATATTCATGATTCGCTCCTAAAATGGATACTGAGTGGCTTGTTAGAACTTTGGATTAAAGCCGGTTGCATTGGTCGTATTGGCGCTGTGCACAACACTTTGCATGGCCATCTTTCTTTGCTCAGCGACCGCTCTATCACTAAACTTGCCATGGGCCACAGGATTTCCAGTTGCTCGTAGTATGTACGCTAACGCTTTGTCTGCATGAGAGAAAAACTTTTTCCATCCCGCACACAGATAGTTCAAACCAGGCTCTCCATTTCGAGTTTTGATGAAGCGATTTTTTGGACACTCTCCGTAACAAGCGAACTGGTAGTCACATTGCTGACATTGGCTCGTCAAAGTACGAGACTTTGCAAAACCAAACTCTTGCTGGCCTTTGCTGTAAGCCATATTTTCTAGGCTATCGGTATTAATATTGCCAATCTTGTATTCTGGGTAGACATAGTGGTCACAGCTAAACACGTCTCCATTTGGCTCCATTGCCAACCCTTTTCCGCACAATGAACCAAGTGTACAAAGCGGGTTTTTACGCCCCATCCATGTCTCGACACTGGCTTCAAAATACTGAACAAACACCTTACCAATGTCTTTCTGGGCCCATTCATCGAAGACTGCGATAAGAAAGTTACCCCAGGCCTCATCCGATACACACCAAGGCTCCATAATAGAGTTAGCATTACCTGGAATAAGACGCTTATCGCCTTGTCTTAACTGCTCACTCGACTGTCCTGTCTGAGGCGCATCGGTACGAAACGTCTTTTGCTCAACAATAGGAATGAACTGCATTTGCGGCGAACGAACTTCATCGCGCAAAAAGCGGTAAACCTCTAGCGGGTTTTGGCTAGTTAGATTGTTCACACAGGTCAGAGTGGCAAAGCTTACTTTGTATTTATGTAATAGCTCGACGGCCTGCATAACTTGCTTGTGAGTACCACGACCCGCTCGGTTAGTGCGATACGCATCGTGCAACATTTGTGGCCCATCAATACTTAAGCCGACGAGGAAGTTGTGCTTGGCTAAGAACTCACACCATTTGTCATCTAACAAGGTGCCGTTGGTTTGCAAATCATTGGAAATTTTCACACCTGGTGGCTGGTACTTCGCTTGTAGTTCGACGATTTTTTGGAAGTAGTTCAGGCCAAGCATGGTCGGTTCACCACCCTGCCAAGAGAAGATGATCTCCGGGGTGTTCTGACCTTGAATGTAGTTTTTGATGTACTGCTCAAGCATGGCTTCATCCATTTCTGGAGAGCAGCCTTTCTTATATTCAAGCAAGTCTTGTTTGCTCAAGTAATAGCAGTAGTTACAGTCGATATTACACACAGCACCGATCGGCTTCGCCATCACGTGCATTCGCTTAGAGGGTCTTCCTTGAAATTGTGGTCCTTGAGTTAGCTGCATCGGAGACTCGGCGTTAGAAGAAGATGCCATAGGAGATGTGGTCGCGTTAGCGCTAGAAACCATAGAAATAGACCTTATATCGGATAACGAGGCCAGTGTACCCGATGAGCAATGAGGCCATCGTTATAGTACATATAACCAAAAGGAAAGTGCTCAACGGTTACCATTTCATGGATACTTTTGACCAAAAGAGCTACCTACATGAAGCATCACACAGAGGACAAGCAGGCATGGAATGCGACCAAACTATTAGTAGTCTTCGCTATCATCGCGCTGCCTATCCTACTCTCTGGCTGCGCTGCTAAGCCAGATCATCCAATCGCCCTCAAAATAAACCAAGACATGGTGCTGATTGAAGGTGGTGAGTATGTGATGGGGTCAGACGCTCCGGAGGCAGCAAAATCTGAGCGCCCTGCTCACCCAGTGAAAGTGGACAGCTTCTACCTTTCCAAATTTGAAGTCACTCAAGAGCTATTTGAATCCGTTATGGGTTCATCGATGAGCTTTTTTGCCGACCCTAACGTACCTGTGAACAACCTAAGCTGGCAACAAGCTAACTACTTTGTCGAGCGTTTAAACGAACTAACGGGTGAAAACTATCGCCTACCTACCGAAGCAGAATGGGAATTTGCCGCAAAAGGAGGAAACGAGTCTAAGGGCTACACCTATGCAGGTTCTAACAACATTGACGACGTCGCATGGTATGTCGGAAACGCAAACAATCGCGCTCATCCTGTAGGACTTAAACAACCAAACGAACTTGGCCTCTATGACATGACAGGTAACGTCGGCGAATTCGTTCAAGATGCCTTTGATGACGGCTTTTACCGTTTTTCTCCTGTCGATAATCCCAACAATGCCAAACACTCCGACTCTGGTTTGTCACATAAATCCGTTCGTGGTGGAAGCTTCTCCTATGATGCTGATGAATCGGAGAATTTCCGTCGTGACTTTGCCAGCCAATCTATAATTATGTCGGACATGGGATTACGTCTGGCAAAAGATCACTAACGTCTTGGCAAGGAACCTGTATGAAACATACCCACAATATAACTTCCCGCGTAACACGCGCTCTACTAGTGACAGCGTCACTCAGTGGTGGGCTTTTGCTGCCCACCATTGCACACGCCGAGGCTAACCAGCCGAAACTGGTAGTACAGATCACCGTAGATGGATTACGTGCCGATCTCATTGAGCGCTACAAACACAACTTTGGCCAAGGTGGCTTTCGTTACCTAATGGACGAAGGCGTCTATTACAAAAACGCCAACTATGAACATGCCAATACCGAAACCATTGTCGGCCACGTCTCCCTAGCAACGGGCGCGCCACCAGCAGTACATGGGATGGTGGGCAACGTCTGGTTCGATCGCTCGCTTGACCGACTGGTTTATAATGTCGAGGATCCTAATTACGCGATGCTCGCCACGGGAGCCGGTGTCGATAAAGCAACGGAAATCGACCCGACTCAAAAAGCCGCCGCCGGTGACGGACGCTCTCCATACCCTATCCTGTCCACCACCTTTAGTGATGAGCTGATTATCTCCAACAACGGCCAGTCTCGTGTGTTCTCGGTATCCATCAAAGATCGCGGCGCAATCTCTTTAGCAGGCCATAGCGGCAAAGCGTTTTGGTTCTCAAAAGCACAGTCAGAGTTCGTTACCAGTAATTACTACTACGACAGCAACCCACAATGGCTAAATCGTTGGAATGAAAAAGCGATCCCTAACCGCTATTCAGGGCAACGTTGGGAGCTCTCGCTGCCTAAAGAAAGCTACTCTTTACAAGAACGAGCTAAAGACCACAAAGTGGACATTGGTGGCTTTGCACGCACCTTCCCGCACCCATATGGACCTGCGTCATACAAGTACTACTCGACCATGCTAACTGTTAGCCCTGCGGGTGATGAGATCACGGCAGAATTTGCTAAAACGCTAATGGCGCAAGAGAAACTGGGAACTGGCTCCGCAACCGACTTTTTAGCCATCAGCTTCTCTTCTAACGACTACGTAGTGCATTTGTATGGTGCCTCAAGTTTAGAGACTGAAGATAATTTAATTAGGCTCGATAAAAACCTAGCGGATCTGTTCAGCCATATCGACAATTCCGTAGGGCTAGACAATACGCTAATCGTACTTTCTGCTGACCATGGCGTACCAGAAGCAGCACCAACGCTAAATACATTAGGGTTTAGACAACCGTTTTACTTCAAAAAAGATGCCCTACTCACTCAAGAGTTGATGAGCAAGTTAAAGAGCGAGTTCGGATTGGGTGAAGAAGTCATTAAGCTTTACGCACAGCCATACATCTACCTAGATCATGACTTGATTGCCAAGAAAAGCCTATCACTGAGTGATGTTCAGAAGCTCATCGCAGAAGAAGTGATGAAAGTGAAAGGTGTTGCCGCAGCAGTGACCAGTGAAGACATCGCTAACAATCGCGTAGCGGATTCTCGCGTCAATCAATTGATTCGCAATAACTATCACCCACTGCGCTCAGGCGATGTGTACATGGTATTTGGCTCGCGTACTTACATCAACGATATGGACGGCCTCACCATTGCGTCAACGCATGGCTCACCTTGGCGATATGATACTCATGTGCCGGTTATCTTTGCGGGTAACAAACTGGAAGCTGAAACCATAAGCCGCCCGGTCACGCCTTATGATATCGCGCCTACGCTTTCTGGCTACTTAAACATCAGTGCGCCAAGCGGTGCAACCGGCAATATCCTTGAAGAGGTTGTCGATAACTAGCGTTCATTGAAAGGGGCGTTTGATTTAGATAAATCAAACGCCCCTTTCATTCTTTATACCCCTTAACTATTATGTCTACGAATCATTTAGTTAAGGCAGCAAATCCATGTCCATTACCCAACAACTTAAACTGTTTGTCGATGTCGTCCAACAAGGGTCGTTCGCCAAAGCTGCATCGTTAAACAATATGGACAACTCTTCGCTTTCCAAACAAATCAAAAAGCTCGAGCAACACCTAGGTGTTCAATTACTCAATCGCTCAACACGTTCTTTTTCTCTAACCTCTGCCGGCGAAGATATCTTGGCTGAGGCCTACCAGCTCATTGACACACTCGATAATATCAAAAACATTGCAGACTCCTACCAGTCTGAGCCGAAAGGCGTCATTCGTATTGTTTCTGCCATGTTCCTAGGCCAACAATACATCCAACCTGTCGTAACGCGATTTATGCGCAAATACCCCAATGTTCAAGTTGTCCTGCATTTAGACGACCGGCGTACCGACATCATTGCCGATCACTATGATGTGGCTATTCGAATGGGAAAATTGGACGACTCTAACCTCATTGCGAGAAAAATTGCC belongs to Vibrio sp. 10N and includes:
- a CDS encoding anaerobic sulfatase maturase gives rise to the protein MQLTQGPQFQGRPSKRMHVMAKPIGAVCNIDCNYCYYLSKQDLLEYKKGCSPEMDEAMLEQYIKNYIQGQNTPEIIFSWQGGEPTMLGLNYFQKIVELQAKYQPPGVKISNDLQTNGTLLDDKWCEFLAKHNFLVGLSIDGPQMLHDAYRTNRAGRGTHKQVMQAVELLHKYKVSFATLTCVNNLTSQNPLEVYRFLRDEVRSPQMQFIPIVEQKTFRTDAPQTGQSSEQLRQGDKRLIPGNANSIMEPWCVSDEAWGNFLIAVFDEWAQKDIGKVFVQYFEASVETWMGRKNPLCTLGSLCGKGLAMEPNGDVFSCDHYVYPEYKIGNINTDSLENMAYSKGQQEFGFAKSRTLTSQCQQCDYQFACYGECPKNRFIKTRNGEPGLNYLCAGWKKFFSHADKALAYILRATGNPVAHGKFSDRAVAEQRKMAMQSVVHSANTTNATGFNPKF
- a CDS encoding formylglycine-generating enzyme family protein; translated protein: MKHHTEDKQAWNATKLLVVFAIIALPILLSGCAAKPDHPIALKINQDMVLIEGGEYVMGSDAPEAAKSERPAHPVKVDSFYLSKFEVTQELFESVMGSSMSFFADPNVPVNNLSWQQANYFVERLNELTGENYRLPTEAEWEFAAKGGNESKGYTYAGSNNIDDVAWYVGNANNRAHPVGLKQPNELGLYDMTGNVGEFVQDAFDDGFYRFSPVDNPNNAKHSDSGLSHKSVRGGSFSYDADESENFRRDFASQSIIMSDMGLRLAKDH
- a CDS encoding alkaline phosphatase family protein, whose protein sequence is MKHTHNITSRVTRALLVTASLSGGLLLPTIAHAEANQPKLVVQITVDGLRADLIERYKHNFGQGGFRYLMDEGVYYKNANYEHANTETIVGHVSLATGAPPAVHGMVGNVWFDRSLDRLVYNVEDPNYAMLATGAGVDKATEIDPTQKAAAGDGRSPYPILSTTFSDELIISNNGQSRVFSVSIKDRGAISLAGHSGKAFWFSKAQSEFVTSNYYYDSNPQWLNRWNEKAIPNRYSGQRWELSLPKESYSLQERAKDHKVDIGGFARTFPHPYGPASYKYYSTMLTVSPAGDEITAEFAKTLMAQEKLGTGSATDFLAISFSSNDYVVHLYGASSLETEDNLIRLDKNLADLFSHIDNSVGLDNTLIVLSADHGVPEAAPTLNTLGFRQPFYFKKDALLTQELMSKLKSEFGLGEEVIKLYAQPYIYLDHDLIAKKSLSLSDVQKLIAEEVMKVKGVAAAVTSEDIANNRVADSRVNQLIRNNYHPLRSGDVYMVFGSRTYINDMDGLTIASTHGSPWRYDTHVPVIFAGNKLEAETISRPVTPYDIAPTLSGYLNISAPSGATGNILEEVVDN
- a CDS encoding LysR family transcriptional regulator, whose product is MSITQQLKLFVDVVQQGSFAKAASLNNMDNSSLSKQIKKLEQHLGVQLLNRSTRSFSLTSAGEDILAEAYQLIDTLDNIKNIADSYQSEPKGVIRIVSAMFLGQQYIQPVVTRFMRKYPNVQVVLHLDDRRTDIIADHYDVAIRMGKLDDSNLIARKIAKSNFAVIASKSFIDAHGKPTTPEALINLPAIIYNNGTVCLDTFKMSTEPNGGELRSFKMQGNYKVSDVRTLIAAVRDGLGYAVIDLFNLEKPIDELGLVPLLTDHTLSTLDKGIYALYPHRKQTLLVSEFINELKLAIGEPAIWESYIPDYHLMYK